A window of the Persephonella hydrogeniphila genome harbors these coding sequences:
- a CDS encoding dicarboxylate/amino acid:cation symporter: protein MKRFLTVENLTVIGIVLGIASGVLIPEIMLKLKFLGDIFLNLLKMIVIPLIFVSIFMSIASLASINDLKDMGIKAIAYYFLTTALAVITGIVITNIIHFDVSGLERHGEVIKVNEFTWEAFLNNLIPSNIFQSFSEGKAIHVILFSILFGIAVVSLVKHKKENVVGFFDGVNDALMKIAKWIIALSPVGVFSLIGYVVADKGIGVIISLWQYVLVVILGILIHAVVNLGFIAYIVGRFNPFKYFKQVREAILVAFSTCSSSATLPVSLEVSTEKAKVDKKVAGFVLPLGATVNMDGTALYEAVAAIFIASVFGIELSIFQQIIIFITATLAAVGAASIPSAGLVTMTLVFSAVGLPLEGIAIIIAVDRFLDMFRTATNVWGDLIGAKIISRLMEKDEHRKN from the coding sequence GTGAAAAGATTTTTGACAGTAGAAAATCTAACAGTAATTGGTATAGTACTCGGGATAGCTTCAGGAGTATTAATACCTGAAATTATGCTAAAGCTAAAATTTCTTGGGGATATATTTTTAAACCTACTGAAAATGATAGTCATACCTCTTATATTTGTTTCAATCTTTATGAGTATCGCATCTTTAGCATCAATAAATGATTTGAAAGATATGGGAATTAAAGCCATTGCTTATTACTTTCTGACTACAGCCCTTGCTGTTATTACAGGGATAGTTATAACGAATATTATACATTTTGATGTTTCTGGGTTAGAAAGACATGGGGAAGTTATAAAAGTAAACGAGTTTACATGGGAGGCATTTTTAAATAATCTCATACCATCAAATATATTTCAGAGTTTTTCTGAGGGAAAAGCCATCCATGTGATACTGTTTTCTATTTTGTTTGGTATTGCTGTTGTAAGCCTTGTAAAACATAAAAAGGAAAATGTAGTAGGATTTTTTGACGGTGTAAATGATGCACTTATGAAAATAGCAAAATGGATAATAGCACTTTCTCCTGTAGGAGTATTTTCCCTTATAGGTTATGTTGTTGCTGATAAAGGAATTGGCGTTATCATTTCACTGTGGCAGTACGTTTTAGTTGTCATTCTGGGAATTCTAATACATGCTGTAGTGAATTTAGGTTTTATAGCATACATAGTAGGAAGGTTTAACCCCTTCAAATATTTTAAACAGGTCAGAGAGGCAATTCTTGTTGCCTTTTCGACATGCTCTTCTTCTGCAACATTACCTGTATCTTTAGAAGTTTCTACAGAAAAAGCCAAAGTAGATAAAAAGGTTGCTGGATTTGTCCTTCCACTTGGAGCGACTGTAAATATGGATGGAACAGCTCTTTACGAAGCAGTTGCTGCTATTTTTATAGCTTCTGTATTCGGAATAGAGCTTTCTATATTCCAGCAAATAATCATATTTATTACAGCCACTTTGGCTGCTGTTGGTGCAGCAAGCATACCTTCTGCAGGTCTTGTTACAATGACACTTGTTTTTTCTGCTGTAGGTCTTCCTCTTGAAGGGATAGCTATTATAATAGCTGTTGATAGATTTTTAGATATGTTCAGAACAGCTACAAACGTATGGGGGGATTTGATAGGAGCAAAGATTATATCCAGACTAATGGAAAAAGATGAACATAGAAAAAATTAA
- a CDS encoding cysteine desulfurase family protein, with protein sequence MIYLDNASTTKIFPEILGKIEKWSEEFYANPNSVHPEGQKCRREIEKARDFLCKITGCKREDIIFTSCATESNNTIIKGLAEKYPEKNEIVLSPIEHKSVLNPVKYLIRKGFKVKFLKIDKNGIVDTDDLRKKISKSTLFVGVIHVNNETGVIQDVKEIGKVCREMEVFFFSDTVQSFGKVDIPFELIDFFSISGHKINAPKGVGIMKKSSDLVPLLHGGGQEFGIRSGTENTAGILALKEASEIWLNRKDIFIKKTIGLEKLLINKLKENIPEVKIVSENKKVPYITTVIFPEVKGHDMVIALGREGIAVSSGSACSSGSPLPSHVLTGYGYSEEEALSGVRFSFGWDTTEEDISIAVEKSTDIYKKLKRFTGFSL encoded by the coding sequence ATGATTTACCTTGACAATGCATCGACAACAAAGATTTTTCCTGAAATATTGGGAAAAATAGAAAAATGGTCTGAAGAGTTTTATGCAAACCCAAATTCCGTCCATCCAGAAGGTCAAAAATGTAGAAGGGAGATAGAAAAAGCAAGGGATTTTTTGTGTAAAATAACAGGGTGTAAAAGAGAAGATATCATATTTACTTCCTGCGCAACAGAAAGTAACAATACAATAATAAAAGGTCTTGCTGAAAAATACCCAGAAAAAAATGAGATCGTACTATCTCCAATAGAACATAAATCAGTACTGAATCCTGTAAAGTATCTGATCAGAAAAGGTTTTAAAGTAAAATTCCTAAAAATAGATAAAAACGGTATTGTAGATACAGATGACCTAAGAAAAAAAATCAGTAAAAGCACTCTTTTTGTTGGTGTCATACATGTAAACAACGAGACAGGAGTTATTCAGGATGTAAAAGAGATAGGGAAGGTGTGCAGGGAAATGGAAGTATTTTTCTTTTCAGATACTGTTCAGAGTTTTGGAAAGGTAGATATTCCCTTTGAGCTTATCGATTTTTTCTCTATTTCAGGACATAAGATAAACGCTCCAAAAGGAGTGGGAATAATGAAAAAATCCTCAGATTTAGTACCTCTTTTACACGGAGGAGGACAGGAATTTGGTATAAGATCAGGAACAGAAAATACAGCAGGTATACTGGCACTGAAAGAAGCTAGTGAAATATGGTTAAACCGAAAGGATATTTTCATAAAGAAAACTATAGGACTTGAAAAACTTCTGATTAATAAACTTAAGGAAAATATACCTGAAGTAAAAATAGTGTCCGAAAACAAAAAGGTACCTTACATAACAACCGTTATATTTCCTGAGGTAAAGGGACACGACATGGTAATAGCCCTTGGAAGAGAAGGGATAGCTGTGTCTTCTGGATCCGCATGCTCATCAGGAAGCCCACTCCCCTCCCATGTTCTTACTGGATATGGATATTCCGAAGAAGAAGCCCTCTCAGGAGTAAGGTTTTCTTTTGGGTGGGATACTACCGAGGAAGATATAAGTATAGCTGTTGAGAAAAGTACAGATATTTATAAAAAACTGAAAAGGTTTACCGGTTTTTCTTTATAA
- the flgM gene encoding flagellar biosynthesis anti-sigma factor FlgM, with the protein MDEKKLKKILEEKLKGLSEEDIEKLEQYLAEEKELRREKIRQLKELIEKGEYEIPPEKVAEKILEFIKKNR; encoded by the coding sequence GTGGATGAAAAAAAGCTGAAAAAAATTTTAGAAGAAAAGTTAAAAGGACTCAGTGAGGAAGATATAGAAAAGTTGGAACAATATCTTGCGGAGGAAAAGGAGTTGCGAAGAGAAAAGATCAGACAGTTAAAAGAGTTAATAGAAAAAGGGGAGTATGAGATTCCTCCAGAAAAAGTTGCCGAAAAAATACTTGAGTTTATAAAGAAAAACCGGTAA
- the tsaB gene encoding tRNA (adenosine(37)-N6)-threonylcarbamoyltransferase complex dimerization subunit type 1 TsaB yields the protein MILSIDTFSENLGISLIDGHKLVAKNVYHKVKPFSELLLEKIDSMFNQFGYDPSVLYAVCVNKGPGSYTGLRVGVTVAKTLSYSLNIPIYSFSSLEAMAFKYRHCKKRVVTAINAGKGECYISEFETGISEIKPISDIKLVKISQFKENTYNKETLIIVKNIDISGDNVISLVDELSTEGAFYALKENKREDLFRLEPVYIRPL from the coding sequence ATGATTTTATCAATAGATACATTCTCTGAAAATTTAGGAATATCTCTGATTGACGGACATAAACTTGTAGCAAAAAACGTTTATCACAAAGTAAAACCATTTTCTGAGCTTCTCCTTGAAAAGATTGACAGTATGTTTAATCAGTTTGGTTATGATCCTTCCGTATTATATGCAGTATGTGTAAACAAAGGTCCTGGAAGTTATACAGGTTTGAGGGTAGGAGTCACTGTTGCAAAAACTTTATCATATTCCCTTAATATACCAATATACAGCTTCAGTTCACTTGAGGCTATGGCATTTAAATACAGACACTGTAAAAAAAGAGTTGTCACAGCTATAAATGCTGGAAAGGGTGAGTGTTATATCTCTGAGTTTGAGACAGGAATTTCTGAGATAAAACCTATTTCAGATATAAAACTGGTAAAAATTTCACAATTCAAAGAAAATACATATAATAAGGAAACTCTTATAATAGTAAAAAATATAGATATCTCAGGGGATAATGTTATAAGCCTTGTTGACGAACTGTCCACTGAGGGAGCATTTTATGCTCTGAAGGAAAATAAAAGAGAGGATCTTTTCAGATTAGAACCTGTCTACATCAGACCTCTTTAA
- a CDS encoding Ppx/GppA phosphatase family protein, producing the protein MNYRIAVVDIGTYSTRLLISAVHIKPTLEETLNSIEDVFSVGRITALGRKLKETGYLQEEAINEVLSTLKEYVLIAKEYGVEEIIGYATQACREAKNGTELLEKVKQLGIDVKLITGEEEAYLSFLATAYGVKPEKDFVVIDQGGGSTEFVYGEKNSKYSLKASVSFPFGIVSLTERFIKSDPPKKEELEHMREFIVEKLSKIKDFGKAHQFIGLGGTITTLVALENHIFPYVSSKVHGKVLKRDSIKKWLEKLSSMRIEDRKAIPVIEDKRAEVIISGIVIFDTALDFFGKDSITVSDWGLRHGAVIKRVMERFND; encoded by the coding sequence TTGAACTACAGAATAGCTGTTGTTGACATCGGAACCTACTCAACGAGGCTTTTAATATCGGCAGTGCATATTAAACCTACCCTTGAAGAGACCCTTAACAGTATTGAGGATGTTTTTTCTGTAGGACGTATAACAGCCTTAGGTAGAAAACTAAAGGAGACAGGATATCTTCAAGAAGAAGCTATAAATGAGGTTTTATCTACATTAAAAGAGTATGTTCTTATTGCAAAAGAGTATGGTGTTGAAGAGATTATAGGATATGCAACTCAGGCGTGCAGAGAAGCAAAAAACGGAACTGAGCTTTTAGAAAAGGTAAAACAGCTTGGAATTGACGTAAAGTTGATAACAGGAGAAGAAGAAGCATATCTTTCTTTCCTTGCAACAGCTTATGGTGTAAAACCTGAAAAAGATTTTGTTGTTATAGATCAGGGTGGTGGTAGTACAGAGTTTGTTTACGGTGAAAAAAATTCTAAATACAGTTTGAAAGCGTCTGTATCATTTCCTTTTGGTATAGTTTCGTTGACCGAAAGATTTATTAAGTCTGATCCTCCAAAAAAAGAAGAACTTGAGCATATGAGGGAGTTTATAGTAGAAAAATTAAGCAAGATAAAGGATTTTGGTAAAGCTCACCAGTTTATAGGACTTGGAGGAACTATAACAACTCTTGTTGCCCTTGAAAATCATATATTTCCTTATGTTTCATCTAAAGTTCACGGTAAAGTTTTAAAAAGAGATTCTATAAAAAAATGGCTGGAAAAATTATCTTCAATGAGAATTGAAGATAGGAAAGCGATTCCTGTAATAGAAGACAAAAGAGCTGAAGTGATTATATCAGGTATCGTTATATTTGATACTGCTCTTGATTTTTTCGGTAAAGATAGTATAACTGTTAGTGACTGGGGATTAAGGCACGGTGCAGTTATAAAGAGAGTTATGGAGAGATTTAATGATTGA
- a CDS encoding NIL domain-containing protein, with translation MESIKLKLIYPEDKIKEPILSKVCKNFDVEINIRKANVTENIGWLELELTGDEKQIEEAIKFMESQGIEVSPLEGQVFME, from the coding sequence ATGGAGTCTATTAAGCTTAAGCTTATATATCCTGAAGACAAGATAAAAGAACCTATTCTCAGTAAGGTATGTAAAAATTTTGATGTAGAAATCAATATAAGGAAGGCAAATGTTACTGAAAATATAGGTTGGCTTGAGCTTGAGCTTACAGGGGATGAAAAACAGATAGAAGAGGCAATAAAATTTATGGAATCTCAGGGAATAGAGGTATCCCCTTTAGAAGGTCAGGTATTTATGGAGTAG
- a CDS encoding MoaD/ThiS family protein, protein MAVTVRIPTALRRVTQGQGEVQVEAKTIAELIEALEKEFPGIKERLVEESGEIRKFVNFFVNDEDIRFLKGKDTELKDGDIVAIIPAIAGGLEG, encoded by the coding sequence ATGGCAGTAACAGTTAGAATACCAACAGCTTTAAGGAGAGTTACACAGGGTCAGGGTGAGGTTCAGGTTGAGGCAAAGACGATAGCAGAGCTGATAGAAGCTTTAGAAAAAGAATTTCCCGGAATAAAAGAAAGACTTGTTGAAGAAAGTGGAGAGATAAGAAAATTTGTTAATTTCTTTGTTAATGATGAAGATATAAGATTTCTGAAAGGGAAAGATACCGAACTTAAAGATGGGGATATTGTTGCTATTATTCCGGCTATAGCAGGGGGACTGGAGGGATAA
- the thrC gene encoding threonine synthase has translation MAKVKALKCKECGKEYPVEPIHVCEYCFGPLEIEYDYDEIKKVVSKEKIEKGPKSLWRYVDLLPVDNPTVGLSAGFTPLIKAEKLGRKLGLNNLYIKDDSVNHPTLSFKDRVVAVALSKAKEFGFDTAACASTGNLANSVAANAAASGMNCYVFIPANLETNKIIGSLVFNPTVVAVEGNYDDVNRLSSEVANEFGWAFVNINVRPFYSEGSKTLAFEVAEQLGWKAPDAVVAPLASGSLYTKIWKGFNELKTVGLISDNPPRMYGAQAEGCSPIYKAFKEDRDWIVPEKPNTIAKSIAIGNPADGPYAVKVGKESNGDMEIASDSEIIEGMKLLAETEGIFTETAGGTTIAVLKKFAEKGAFDPDEVVVAYITGNGYKTMEVLEGHLNKPIHIKPSLQEFKEKVIGIKVEK, from the coding sequence TTGGCAAAAGTCAAAGCATTGAAATGTAAAGAATGTGGTAAAGAGTATCCTGTAGAACCAATTCATGTATGTGAGTACTGTTTTGGGCCGTTGGAGATAGAGTACGACTACGATGAAATAAAGAAAGTGGTATCAAAGGAAAAAATAGAGAAAGGACCAAAGAGTCTTTGGAGATACGTAGATCTTCTTCCTGTAGATAACCCTACTGTAGGTCTTTCAGCAGGATTTACACCTCTAATAAAAGCTGAGAAATTAGGAAGAAAACTTGGGTTAAACAACCTTTACATAAAAGATGATTCTGTTAACCATCCAACTTTGTCTTTCAAAGACAGAGTTGTTGCTGTTGCTTTATCTAAAGCAAAAGAGTTTGGTTTTGATACAGCAGCGTGTGCCTCTACAGGAAATCTTGCGAACTCTGTTGCTGCAAATGCTGCGGCTTCAGGAATGAACTGTTATGTCTTTATTCCTGCAAACCTTGAGACAAACAAGATAATAGGTTCCCTTGTTTTTAATCCTACAGTTGTTGCTGTAGAAGGAAACTACGATGATGTAAACAGACTTTCTTCTGAAGTGGCAAACGAGTTTGGATGGGCATTTGTTAATATAAATGTAAGACCTTTCTACTCTGAAGGTTCAAAAACTCTTGCTTTTGAGGTTGCTGAGCAGCTTGGCTGGAAAGCTCCTGATGCTGTGGTGGCTCCTCTTGCATCTGGATCACTGTATACAAAAATATGGAAAGGCTTTAATGAACTGAAAACAGTTGGTCTAATATCTGATAATCCTCCGAGAATGTACGGAGCTCAGGCAGAAGGATGCAGTCCTATATATAAGGCCTTTAAAGAGGATAGAGACTGGATAGTTCCAGAAAAACCAAACACAATAGCAAAATCAATAGCTATTGGTAATCCGGCAGATGGTCCTTATGCTGTAAAAGTAGGAAAAGAAAGTAACGGGGATATGGAAATAGCATCTGATTCAGAGATTATTGAAGGAATGAAACTCCTTGCAGAAACAGAGGGTATATTTACAGAAACAGCTGGAGGAACAACAATAGCAGTTCTAAAAAAATTTGCTGAGAAAGGTGCTTTTGATCCAGATGAGGTTGTAGTTGCTTATATAACAGGAAACGGGTATAAAACAATGGAAGTTCTTGAAGGTCATTTAAACAAGCCAATTCATATCAAACCTTCACTGCAAGAGTTTAAAGAGAAAGTCATAGGTATCAAAGTAGAAAAATAA